The Rhodothermales bacterium genome includes the window TCCTTTTTCCCACGCAGGTGAAGCTTCGCTCACGAAGCGAGTGGCGGAAGTCGCCAAGAACCTGCTCTATCGTGCTTCACCCCACTTTTCTGTCTGGCTCCGCAAACGAGGCATGGGAGAGTACGACCTGGATCAGTACCCCGGGATGGCGCTCTATCCTCCCATCTGGCTCACAGCCAGGGATCAGATTCTCGTTGTCATGCGGCAGCCTGCGTGACCTCACCACGCTCCCTCACCGCCTCGATGCCTCCGAGAACCCCCATCGTGCATCCAATCATGAACATGGAATCATTCACGTACAGGGGGTTCGATGTGATGGCTGCCACGGCGTAGGCCGCGAGCACCGAAAAGCCTGCCAGCGCAAACACGCGGCGCCGCATGGGAAGGGCCGAACTGCGATAGCTGCGCACGCCGGACCGCATTGCTGCACCCCAGACGTACACCACCATGAGGAATCCCCACAGGCCGAATTTGAAGAACAGGCCCACGTAGGCGTTGTGCAGGAAGGAGGTAACGTGGGTGAAGGGCGGCAGGTAGCTCAGGTCCCAGAATCCGAACTGGAAACCCATCCCGTAGCCGAGAATCGGATTCTGCTTCACGAGCTCCATGACGACCGCTGTTTCGCGCCATCGGTTCACCAGCGAGATGTCTTCGGTGGCCGCAGACCCGATCGAAAGCACCCGGTCCAGGATGCCGGTGGCCACGAGCACAAAGACATCGCCAAGCACGAGGTAGGCTACGCCGACCAGACCGATCAGCGAAATCATCCCGGTTGAGATCAGTTGCCGACGCTGGCGTCCCGGAAGGACCAGCATCAACACCGCGCTGGCCGCAGCGAACGCGATCCAGTAGCCACGGGTCTGCGACAGAACGAGGCCGGCGAGGTTGATGGCGAATACGGCCGCCGAGAACCACTTTTCGCGCGTGTCCTTCGTGTGCAGATAGAGCAGCAGGGCCCCGAACAGCGGGATCAGCAACAACGACGCATTGACAACCGTGCGACCGGTGGTGACCTGCCAGGCATAGTTGGCCTGGATCAGGATCTGCTGGTAATTGACGAAGTTGCGCAGCAGGACATAGGTGATCACCAGCATCATCGCAGCGAGCACGACGGTCAGTCCGTACCGGTGTCGCTGCACCGCCTCCCGAACCGGGAAGTACAGGGCGAAAAAGGACAGGCTCAGCCACTCTCCGATATAAAATCGGATGCTGCCGCCGAACAGCCAGGTCAGTCCGACCGAAGCGGTGGCTAGGATCAGAAACACCAGCAGGACGCGCGCCATGCGCCCTTCGATCACGCCCTCCTGGTACAGGAATCCCCTCGTGAGAAACCAGTGGCCCAGGAACGCCAGATAGTACAGACCCCACAACACCTCACTCGACTGGGTGCCGTCCTCGTACCCCATGATCACGATGAAGCTGACGATCAGCGTGAACAGGTTCAGCAGCGGGCGCTGGAACCAGTACCACCCGAGCGCCCCAGCCAGCATCAGACCCGCCAGGTAGGGCAGGAGCGTTGGGCCGGACCAGACGAGGAAAACGATGATCAGCAGGCCCAGCGACAGCCCCCCCGCCAGTGCCAACCGACCGAGTCGTGGCACCACCCATCGCGGATCGGCGATGCGGCGCGTTGTGTTGACGAGAACTTCGTTGGGCAAGTCGCTCGGGACAGGGGTACCTAGGGAGTCGGGCCCCTAACGTACCATGTCAGAAAGCGTTCGCACCATAAATCTCTGTGCCCTGGGGGATCCCAGAAGTCCGCGCACGTGGTCGGGTACTCCCGCCCACATCACTCGCGAGCTGCAGGAGGCGAACCGGCTCCAACAGGCCTTTGACGTCGAACCGGGGCGGTTGGAAAAAGCCCTGCTCGCCGGCCTCTCGGCGCCCCTTTTTGGCCGTTACGATTTTCAGCGCCACCCGCTCAGACGCCTCCGGGCCGCCGCGCGATGCGCTCGCGCGACCGCCGCTTCAGGAAGCAGTCACACCATCCACATGGGGTCGCTGACCCTCCCGTTCCGCCGGGCGCCGCAAGGTCAGCATCACTACCTGTTTTGCGATGCGACCTGGAATCTCTGGAAGGCGGGTGCCACAGACATGGCTCACTTCCATCCCCGCCTGGTTGAAAGCGCCGAGCGGCTTGAACGTCAGGCCTATGAGCAGGCCGCGCACGTTTTCCCCATCGCCGAGTACGTGCGCGAAGACCTGATCAACCACTACGGACTGGCACCGGAGAAGGTAACCGCGGTCGGCACAGGGCTTGGTCTGGTGAAGCCCTTTCACGGAGAGAAGGACGGCACCCGAAAGCGGATCCTGTTCACGGCGAAGGGCCGGTTTTTTGATAAGGGAGGGCCGCTCGCGGTTCAGGCGTTTCGGTTGGCACGCGAACAGGATCCAGAGCTCGAACTGACCCTGGTAGGGTGCGAGGATGGCCTCCAACTTCCGCCTACGCAGGGGATGACGACCCTTGGCTTCGTGCCGTTCGAGGAGCTGCAGCGCCTGTTCGAGACCCATCACCTTTTTCTGCTTCCCGCCACAAATGAGCCGTGGGGTCTCGTGTATCTCGAGGCCATGGCCTGCGGCATGCCCATCGTGGGACTAAACCGAAACAGCTTTCCCGAGTTGAGCGGTGGAGGCCGGTTCGGCTGGGCCCCTCCGGCAGAGACCCCGGAGGCGTTGGCCCAGACCCTGCTGCATGCCTTTGCCGATCGTGCTCGCCTGTACCAGATGGGCAGGCGCGCCCGAACACGATGCCTGCGGGAGTACACCTGGGGCGGCACCGTTCGCACCATGATCGACGTGATTGACAGTCAATGAGATTCATCGCCATTACCAGCATCTTCCCGCCGACTGAAGCGGTGAGACTCTTCGCAGGCAGGGACTCACACGCGCTTATCGTAGCCGGCGACCGCAAGAGCCCGGACACCTGGGAGTGCGCCGGGGCGGAGTTTCTCGATGTGCAGACGCAGCTCGACAGCGGCTTCCGGCTGGCCTCGCTACTGCCATTCAATCACTATTGCCGCAAGC containing:
- a CDS encoding O-antigen ligase family protein: MPNEVLVNTTRRIADPRWVVPRLGRLALAGGLSLGLLIIVFLVWSGPTLLPYLAGLMLAGALGWYWFQRPLLNLFTLIVSFIVIMGYEDGTQSSEVLWGLYYLAFLGHWFLTRGFLYQEGVIEGRMARVLLVFLILATASVGLTWLFGGSIRFYIGEWLSLSFFALYFPVREAVQRHRYGLTVVLAAMMLVITYVLLRNFVNYQQILIQANYAWQVTTGRTVVNASLLLIPLFGALLLYLHTKDTREKWFSAAVFAINLAGLVLSQTRGYWIAFAAASAVLMLVLPGRQRRQLISTGMISLIGLVGVAYLVLGDVFVLVATGILDRVLSIGSAATEDISLVNRWRETAVVMELVKQNPILGYGMGFQFGFWDLSYLPPFTHVTSFLHNAYVGLFFKFGLWGFLMVVYVWGAAMRSGVRSYRSSALPMRRRVFALAGFSVLAAYAVAAITSNPLYVNDSMFMIGCTMGVLGGIEAVRERGEVTQAAA
- a CDS encoding glycosyltransferase family 4 protein, producing MSESVRTINLCALGDPRSPRTWSGTPAHITRELQEANRLQQAFDVEPGRLEKALLAGLSAPLFGRYDFQRHPLRRLRAAARCARATAASGSSHTIHMGSLTLPFRRAPQGQHHYLFCDATWNLWKAGATDMAHFHPRLVESAERLERQAYEQAAHVFPIAEYVREDLINHYGLAPEKVTAVGTGLGLVKPFHGEKDGTRKRILFTAKGRFFDKGGPLAVQAFRLAREQDPELELTLVGCEDGLQLPPTQGMTTLGFVPFEELQRLFETHHLFLLPATNEPWGLVYLEAMACGMPIVGLNRNSFPELSGGGRFGWAPPAETPEALAQTLLHAFADRARLYQMGRRARTRCLREYTWGGTVRTMIDVIDSQ